In Chondrinema litorale, the DNA window AGAGGCTTTTGATAACGGCTACATTAATATGGAAATACCTGTACTTTTAGAGAAGCATATAGGCGATAAAACGGCACTATATAGAGCAGAAGCTAGCGACTTGGGTTTAAGAATTTATGCAGAAAACACTAATTCCTTTTTTAAGAAAAACAAAGTATACTGGGGTGTATACAAAGGAATTGAGCAAATTTAAACAGTATAATTCTTAGATACTTTGCCCCTGAAAGCCTGTTGTGCAACTTGTTATAGGATTTTTTCTTTCTAAAGCCCATAAAAATGGCAAAAAACTTCTTTAAAACGAATTAAATCAAAAAATTATTTATTACAATTGCCGTCTAATTAAAAATTAAATACAAATTAACCATGGAGAAGTACAAGCAAATTAAAGACATTTTAGAACAAGCTGATAATGACGCAGAGAAGTTTTATAGCCAAGGCAACAAAGCTGCTGGTACAAGACTTAGAAAAGCTATGTTAGAACTTAAAAACATTGCTCAAGACGTTAGAAAAGAAGTTCTTGAAATGAAAAAATAAGCAATTCATGCTAAAGCATAAGGAAAGCTTACTCTAACGAGTAAGCTTTTTTTATTTTAAATTGGGTACAGTTAAAACAAACTCGGTTCCTTCTCCTTCCTGTGAATTTACATCAATATTACCTTCCAACTTATCTACTGTTTCTTTTACAATATAGAGCCCTAAACCTGAGCCATTGTTCTTTTGAGTTGCACGATAAAACATGTCGAAGATTTTATTCAAATGTTGAGAACTAATACCAATTCCATTGTCTATAAATCTTATAACAACTTTTTTCTCTCCCTTTACAACTCTAACTTTTAAATAAGAATTTTCTCTGTAACTATTAGAATACCTTATTGCATTAGAAATTAAATTGTTAAATATCACCTTAAGCCTTCTCTTGTCCGAATAAAAGTCACTACTTCCATTTATTTCTAGAATTCGTTCAACATCATGCTCGGTGTTCATATAATTGAAATCGGCAAATATTTCCGAAATAATTTCTTCAAAATCTATCAATTCTGAAGCAATACCCATTCTTGAGTTTCTTGAATAATCCAGAATATCTTGAATAAAACTATCGAGACGGTGTAAACTTTTTTCCTGCAAGCTCATATAGTGAGCTTTAAGACTATCGTCTTTCTCATGTTTGGCTATCTCGATTAAACCTAGTGCAGAAGTGATAGGAGCCCTTAAATCGTGCGAAACAGAGTAAACAAAATTATCTAACTCAACATTAGTTTTTTCTAATTCTATATTATGCTTTTTAATTTGTGCTTCTGCCTCTTTTTTTAGTGTAATATCTCTTAATAAGGCTAGAACTAAGCTTTCGTCTTCAATTTTAAAAGCTGTTAGACTTATTTCGGCATAATGAATATTTTCAGGATCTCCATCATTTATAATTGAAATTTCGAATATCTGAGGTTCTCCTTTAGAAGCCAAATGTACCTTTTCTTGCATCAACTTTCTAGATTCAAAAGAAGTGTTATTTAATGCTATGGTAATTATGTTTTTACCAATAATTTCTTCTCTTGGCTTACCTATAATTTGCGCCGCTTTTAAATTACAATCTACAACTTGAGAATGTTTTATAATAAAAAGGCCATCATTAGAAGATTCAAAAATAATTCGATAATACTCTTCACTTTTTCTAAGTTCTTTTTCAACTTTTTTCTGTGTAGTAATATCCCTACCAATTCCAATAACACCTAAAAACTTGTTACCTAGAAACAAAGGTGATTTTATCATATCCAGAATAATCAACTTCCCATCGGGATATGTTCCAAATTCTTCAATTCTAATGATATGTTTCTTATCTCTGGCTCTATCATCCATTTTTCGGAAGAAATCGGCAGTTGCTTTCGGGAAAAAATCGTAATCGGATTTACCTAATAAATCTTCTTCGGTATAACCCATAAACTTCTCAAAAGCCTGATTGCACAACATAAATTGTCCGGCAGGATCTTTATAAAAAACTAGGTCTGGTATAGTATCAATTAAATAGCGAAGTAGTTTTCTTTCTTTTTGAAGAGTACTATAGAGCGCTTTATATTTTACTTCGCTGGCTTTAATAGATTTCTCGTAATTTAACCTTTCAAGCTCCGCTCCAGCTCTCACAGAAAATATTTGCAATATACTTTTTACAAAATCAGGGTCTTCAATTTTGTTTTTAAACATTACAACTAATAAACCTATAGGCTTCCCTAAATTATTGTGGAGTGGCACTCCTACATAGCCCTCAATTTCTAAATCCTTTAAAATTTTATCTTCGGGAAAAATATCAGCCGCGCCAGATTCAACACAAAAAATATCGTTGCTAATTACATTCTTACACGGAGTATCGTCAGATGAATACTCAAAATTTTCTTCTAACTGAAGATATTTCGCATAAGAGATTGTTTTTATGTAGCCGTTCTTTTTATATATTTTTTGCCCTATAAAAGTATAATCACTACCAAGCGATCTCGCTATTTCAATAGTAATAGCATTAAAAAAATCGATACCTGTTTTAGAAGAAACACCTTGCTGTAAATAACTTATTAGCTCACTTTTTTTCTGAAGGTTTTTATGCGAAATTATTTTTTCTGTTTCGTCTGTTACAAAAGCTAAAAAGCCGAGGTATTTTCCCTCATTATCTAGAATTGCACTTGTAGTAAACCGTGTATATATACTTTTACCATCGCAATCTTTAAATACCAGATTTAATACTTCGCTTTGTTTATTCTTACTATTTTCTAAAAGAGATTTAGCGAGTTTCGCTTCTCCCTCTTCCATAAAGTTAAATAATGATTTATTATACAGGTGTGCTGGTTCTGAGCCTATCATACTTGCCATAAAACTATTTATGAAAGTAGTAATATATCGCTCATCGAACTGCCAAATCCCGATACTAGCATTTTCCAGTAACAATTGATACCTCATATCCTGATACTGATGATTCATCTCCATAATAATTACTTCAGAAATTTGCGTGAATAGAAGTAAAAAGCGTTTAAAAAACTTTTAAGTCAGTGTTACAGCCCGAAATATATAAATCTTGTTTACTAGTTTAAAGAATAATGAAAAAACGATTAAATCAAAAAAAGTTATTCAGAAAGGATAAAATAAAAAAACCCCGGTACTATTAGCACCGGGATTTGTAGTAATAATTACATCATATGCGAGAATCATGTAATTGGAAAATAATCATGAACATTTTTTAAACAGAATTTCTTCTGAAAAAGATTCTCTTATTTAGTTAATAAATTGCAATAAAACAAAACAAGAGCTGTTTTTCTACATTTTAATAGTTACAATTCTCTAAATAAGTCAATTAACACTTTTAAAAATACCATAAAAAATCACCATCAATATAGCCCTCAAAAAGGCATAATCGCATCTTCTTTTATACTCATTCAGTAATTTTTACCATTTTATCGTGTGTTTTGCCATTTATTCTAGGCATATCAGTCACTAATTTTGAAATATAAATCGATGGATAATTCACAAAGATTAAGCTTGGCTAGCTCAAATAAATAGCCAAATTTTCTATCAATTTAGGAGTGAAATACACTTTTATTCATTGTTATTTTACTTGATCTAAATTTAGAAAAGTGCTAGTTGTGCAATTATTTATGACGCTTATTTTAAACAAATAAATGGAGAAATTATGAAAACTATATTGCATAAAGCAGATACTAGAGGTCACGCAAATCACGGATGGTTAGATTCTCACCATACTTTTAGTTTTGCAAATTATTATAACCCAGAAAGAGTTCACTTTGGCGTGCTACGTGTATTAAACGACGACATAGTAGAAGGTGGAAGAGGTTTTGGTACGCATCCGCATGACAATATGGAGATTATTTCAATACCACTAGAAGGTGCTTTAGAACACAAAGATAGCATGGGTAATACCTTTGTTATCAAAAAGAATGATGTTCAAATAATGAGTGCTGGCACTGGTGTTTTTCACTCAGAGTATAACAAGAGTGAAGAAAGCAATGTGAATTTTCTTCAAATTTGGGTTTTTCCTAAAGAAAAAAATATTAAACCAAGATACGATCAAATTACAGTAGATCCTGAATTAAGGGTAAACAAATGGCAAACAGTTGTTGCTCCAGATAAAGAAGGAGCTGTATGGATTAATCAGGATGCTTATTTTAGTTTAGGTAAAATTGAGGCAGGTAATTCTCTAGACTACCAAATACAAAAAGAGGGAAATGGCGTATATATTTTTGTGTTGGATGGAAGTATTGAGGTTAATGGTAATGCCCTTGATACTAGAGATGGACTAGGTATTTGGGACGCAGAGAGTTTTAATGTAAAAGCAAGCAAAAATGTAGAAGTTTTATTAATGGATGTTCCTATGACTGTATAATGATGAAAAATAGAAGTGTAAAACAAATAATGTATGCACAAGAAGTTACAATGGGAGAGATGCCTGTAAGGCAGCCTTTCCCAACTCAAAGTGTAGATCAGATAAATCCTTTTTTGTTGTTACACCATCATAAAACAACAATAGAAGGGGGTAGTCATCCAAGAAACATGGGGGTTTCTCCACATCCTCACAGAGGATTTTCACCAGTAACTTTCATAATCGAAGGTGATGTGCATCACAGAGACTCAAGAGGAAATAGTAGTGTGGTAGAAGCTGGAGGAGTACAATGGTTAAATGCCGGAATGGGTATTAACCATAGTGAAAGACCTTCAAAAAAATTGGCGGAAAATGGAGGTGTACAGGAAATTATTCAATTATGGGTAAATACTCCTCAAATTAATAAAATGGATCAGCCTCTTTATCAGGCTTTCTCTAAAGAAGCCTTGCCAATTGTTTCTGGTGAAGATGGACTCTCTGAAGTTAAAGTTGTAACAGGTGAGTTTAATAATGTTAAAGGACCTGTAATAAGTTTTTCTCCTATGCTTATTTTGTGGGGAGAAGTAAAAAGTAATGGAAAAGTTAAGATAGATATTCCTACAGATTATAATGCATCTGTTTATTTTATAAAGGGTAAAGCACATGTGAAAAACTTTGGTGTTATTGACGATTTAAATTTGATGTACTTTGAAAATGACGGTGATCAAATTACAATTTATGCCAAAGAAGAAAATATACAATTTTTGTTAATAGCAGGTAAACCAATTAATGAACCTGTAGTTTCTCATGGTCCATTTGTTATGAATACTCAAACAGAAATTATGACGGCAATGAGAGATTTTCAATTGGGTAAGATGGGTGTTTTAATTGAGGAATTTTAAAAAAAAAAGCCCGGATGATACATCCGGGTTTTCATCAATTATTAAAACTACAACAATCACAATATTTTATACACTTTTTTATACGTATCAATAACAAATTATTGTTTCAAATCTGCTTAATAATTTCAAAATTCATGCTAAAAAAGGCAAAAATTTGCCACAAAACTAGGAAATCTATATTATCTCAATGTAGTCATACTGTTAATTTATTAATTATTGAAAAAATACAATCAACTTCTCGCGAACTACAGATCAGATTCTAACCTTAGATTCCCCAAATATGGTAGAGTATGTATCTGATCTTGGATGTGTATAATCTTCAATTAATACTTTTAATACTTCTGGGCTAAAATAATACTCACCTTGCTTAGTTTTCCTAATCGCAGTTACTAATTCATCAATATCATTTTCTACAAGTACGATGGATTGGAACCCAAACTGAAGGTAATATTTTAAATTTACCAATGTTTGACTCTCAGTTATTAAAATCATTTTAACCCAAGGGGAGAATTTTTTTAAAACATCCTGATAACTTGTGTAAAGCATTTCAGAAAACAATATCTGATCAATAATAACAATATCTGGAAAAGTAATTTTTATTTGATTTACCAAACTTCTGGTGGAGGTTTCAATTGTTATTATGTTTGGATGTTTGTCTGCGTTTATTTTTTCTTTAAGGCCATCTAAAATTAGTTGTCTTTTGCCTGCAAGAATTATATTAAATTTTCCAGCCATAATCCATTAACTTAATTCAGATTAAATCCATGAATAAAAAAATCGTAGCTAAATCCAGTATCACTAGACTTAGATGGCTTTTCAAAATTAGACATTTTCAAAATTTCCTTAATTAATTCTTTAGGACCATTTTCCCAATAAGCGTTACTTTCAGGCTTAAAACCAGGTAAGTTACCTCTTTTTCTATCATTATTTTTATCGATCAGAAGTAACACTTTAATACCAGCTTTTATCATTTTAGGTGACTGGTTTTTCCAAACGTAAAGATCATCTAACATTTGCTGATCCAAAAGCAAAATATCTGCATTAAAAGACTTTAGGCATGTTACCAATTGATCTAAACTATATGCTTTACCTACTACATAAAGTTGAGGTTGAGCAGACATCACGCACTCAATACTCTGAACTATCAATTTTTTATTCGATGCAAGTATGATTTTAATTGGTTTCATAGGACTCTATAATTCTTAATCAAAATGAATAATAAATTGGATGATAGTTGATAGTTAGTTAGAATTAGATTCTTCTATCTGATTGAAAGGAGAGTGTTTGAATCGTTTAAATGTCTCGGGAAGTTAGTGCTTTTAGATCGAATTGAATATCCCTGTAAACAGGTAATTTTTATCTTCTACGCAGCGCAAATAGGATAGTATATA includes these proteins:
- a CDS encoding histone H1; this translates as MEKYKQIKDILEQADNDAEKFYSQGNKAAGTRLRKAMLELKNIAQDVRKEVLEMKK
- a CDS encoding PAS domain-containing sensor histidine kinase, giving the protein MEMNHQYQDMRYQLLLENASIGIWQFDERYITTFINSFMASMIGSEPAHLYNKSLFNFMEEGEAKLAKSLLENSKNKQSEVLNLVFKDCDGKSIYTRFTTSAILDNEGKYLGFLAFVTDETEKIISHKNLQKKSELISYLQQGVSSKTGIDFFNAITIEIARSLGSDYTFIGQKIYKKNGYIKTISYAKYLQLEENFEYSSDDTPCKNVISNDIFCVESGAADIFPEDKILKDLEIEGYVGVPLHNNLGKPIGLLVVMFKNKIEDPDFVKSILQIFSVRAGAELERLNYEKSIKASEVKYKALYSTLQKERKLLRYLIDTIPDLVFYKDPAGQFMLCNQAFEKFMGYTEEDLLGKSDYDFFPKATADFFRKMDDRARDKKHIIRIEEFGTYPDGKLIILDMIKSPLFLGNKFLGVIGIGRDITTQKKVEKELRKSEEYYRIIFESSNDGLFIIKHSQVVDCNLKAAQIIGKPREEIIGKNIITIALNNTSFESRKLMQEKVHLASKGEPQIFEISIINDGDPENIHYAEISLTAFKIEDESLVLALLRDITLKKEAEAQIKKHNIELEKTNVELDNFVYSVSHDLRAPITSALGLIEIAKHEKDDSLKAHYMSLQEKSLHRLDSFIQDILDYSRNSRMGIASELIDFEEIISEIFADFNYMNTEHDVERILEINGSSDFYSDKRRLKVIFNNLISNAIRYSNSYRENSYLKVRVVKGEKKVVIRFIDNGIGISSQHLNKIFDMFYRATQKNNGSGLGLYIVKETVDKLEGNIDVNSQEGEGTEFVLTVPNLK
- a CDS encoding pirin family protein yields the protein MKTILHKADTRGHANHGWLDSHHTFSFANYYNPERVHFGVLRVLNDDIVEGGRGFGTHPHDNMEIISIPLEGALEHKDSMGNTFVIKKNDVQIMSAGTGVFHSEYNKSEESNVNFLQIWVFPKEKNIKPRYDQITVDPELRVNKWQTVVAPDKEGAVWINQDAYFSLGKIEAGNSLDYQIQKEGNGVYIFVLDGSIEVNGNALDTRDGLGIWDAESFNVKASKNVEVLLMDVPMTV
- a CDS encoding pirin family protein; its protein translation is MMKNRSVKQIMYAQEVTMGEMPVRQPFPTQSVDQINPFLLLHHHKTTIEGGSHPRNMGVSPHPHRGFSPVTFIIEGDVHHRDSRGNSSVVEAGGVQWLNAGMGINHSERPSKKLAENGGVQEIIQLWVNTPQINKMDQPLYQAFSKEALPIVSGEDGLSEVKVVTGEFNNVKGPVISFSPMLILWGEVKSNGKVKIDIPTDYNASVYFIKGKAHVKNFGVIDDLNLMYFENDGDQITIYAKEENIQFLLIAGKPINEPVVSHGPFVMNTQTEIMTAMRDFQLGKMGVLIEEF